DNA from Intestinimonas massiliensis (ex Afouda et al. 2020):
GTGATGCTGGCGCTGGGCATGACCGCCAACGGAGCCTCCGGGGAAACGCTGGCCGGGTTCCGGTCTCTCTTCGGCATGGACCTGGACGCCTTGAACGCCTACTGCGCCTCCGCGCTCAGCACATATTCCAAGCTGGGCGGCTCCACCCAAGCCACGCTGGTCAACAGCCTGTGGTGCGATCCGGACCTCACGCTTGAGGATCGGTTCGTGGCCCGGTGCCAGCAGAACTATGGCGCAGAGCTCTATCAGGCCGACCTTTCGAGTGCCGCCACGGTGAAGGCGGTAAATGACTGGGTGAAGGAGGCCACCAAAGGCCTCATCCCCAACACGGTGGACCAATTCAGCGAGGATGCCGTACTGGCCCTGGTCAACGCCATCTACCTCAACAATCGGTTTGAGCGCCCCTTTGAAGCGCCTGTCTCAGATTGGGAAATGGACTTTACCGCAGAGGACGGGACGGTTTCCCGTCCCAAGGGGATGAGCAACGGCATCCGGACGGAGCAGTATATCGCCGCCCGGAAGGGACAGGGCGTGGTCCTTCCTTATGATGATGGGCATCTGGGCTTTCTCCTCATGCTCCCGGACGAGGGAGTCTCCCTTACCGCTTATCTCGCCTCCTGGAATGGGGAGACGGCAGGCGCTCTTTTAAAGGCCCGCCAAGAGGCTAGGGTCTCCCTTGTCGTCCCCAAATTTGAAGTGGAGTGGTCCGGCTCTCTGGGAGACACGCTGGCGGCTATGGGACTGGCGGACGCCTTCGATCCGTCCGCAGCCGATTTCTCAGCTATGGGGAGCGTGCCGGGCAAAAGCCTCTGCGTTGGGGACGTGATACATAAGACGGTGCTGAAGGTCAACGAGAAGGGCACCGAGGCCGCCGCCGTCACGGCGGCGGTCATGAAGGCCACCAGCGCCGCCCCCGCAGAGGACCCCATTGTCCTTCGCTTCGACCGCCCCTTCGTCTGCGGCATCGTGGACCTGGAAACCGGTGCGCCGCTGTTTCTCGGCACAGTGGAAAATCTGACATAGCAGGTCCCGGAAGCGCCAACCAGCACATCGTGTATGGTGGTGGATCTGCGTATGTTACCCCGCGCTCCAAGGTGAAGCTGGTGGCCAAAATGCTTAAGGCCGTCCATGCTCAGGAGAGCAAGAAAGCCGCCCGCGAGAAAGCCAGAGCCGTTGTGGAAGAACTGCGGGCGATGAAGCGGAAGGGGGCCGCCAAGAAGGCGGAAGACGGCGTTGAGGAGACGCTGACTTACTGCGAGTTCCCGTTTGAGCAGTGGACTCGCATCCGGACCAATAATGTCATTGAGCGGCTCAACCGGGAGATCCGCCGCAGGACCCGTGTGGTGGGCACTTTCCCAGACGGCAACCCCGCCCTCATGCTAGTTTGTGCCCGCCTGCGCCATGGGGCCGGTACCCAGTGGGGCAACAAGAAGTACATGAACATGAAGCATCTGGAGGGCGCCCTGTAGGACGCCTCTGTTGCCAGCTGACTTCATTTTCACGAGATCTGTAAACTAATTTGCGCATAACTCTTGACCTGTTGACAAAGTGGCGTATAAACCCTTCCTATGGTACAATAACGATAGGGAGGGATGCTGCATGATGGGATACCAAAGCAGACAAATGGCAATGATTTTCGTGGATATGGAGTCATTAATCCCGGAAAACCACCTGCTGCGGAAAATCGACCGGATGGTATCCTTCGACTTCATCTATGATCTTCTGGCGCCATATTATCCGGCAACAGGTCGCCCATCCATCGACCCTGCCAGTATGTTTAAAATGCTCTTGATCGGATATCTGTATGGCATCAAATCAGAGCGGCGGCTGGTAGAGGAAGTTCGGCTCAATATTGCCTATCGCTGGTTCTGTGGATTTGAACTGGATGACGCCATCCCGGATCACTCTACATTCAGCAAAACCAGGACGCGAAAATGGCAGCAGAGCGCTCTCTTTCAGAAAGCTTTCTATGAGATTGTCAAACAGTGCGTAGCTGGCGGTCTTATCGACGGAAAAGCCATGGCTGCGGACGGAAGCTACATTCCAGCCAACGTATCCAGAGAAAGCTGGATCGATGTAGAAATCGAAGTTGAACAAAGTATGCAGAGCGATCTTGATTCCCTGGATGAAGAGCTTTCCAACCAACCGGGGTTCAAAAAGCCGCCAACGAGAATAGCAAGGAAGTGACGCACCACCAGCCAGACAGATCCAGACAGCGGCTATATCAATCACGGCAGCAAACGCGGCATTGGGTATTTGATGGAAGCAACTGTGGACTGTAAACACGGCATTTTAACAGGTGTTGATGTATGTCCTGCCAATGAGAAGGAAAGCCTTCTGGTCTTGCGGCATTTGGAACGGCAGATAAATCTTGGCATCCCAATGAACCGGCTTGCTCTGGATCGTGGATATGAGACTGGTGCTGTTCACCGGGGGCTGGAGCTGTTGGGTATTACCGGATATATCCCCGCGATCCAATTCTCCAATCCACCCGAGAAGTATGGATTCTCCTACGATCCACAGTTGGACGCATTCATCTGCCCGGAAGGAGTCCCTCTTACATACCATAGGCTAAATTGCAACAAATCAACCGGTAAATATCTGCGTTGCTACCAAGTCGAGAGTGATGTCTGTATGCACTGTTCAAAACGGCCGAACTGTTTTGACAAGGCCGGAATTCGGCGCAGGGTGCTGGCCAGCATCTGCTATCCGGCATTTTACAGAGGACATCAGCGTGTTGGGACTCCTGAATACCTATCCATGATGCGGCTTCGTAAAATCTGGGCCGAGGGCAGTTTCTCTGTCTTGAAACGGGAACACTGCATTTCAAAGATTCGAAAAAGGGGCATTCTTGCAGCAACGGAAGAATGCCTCCTTGCAGCCATGGCCCTAAACCTTAAGAGGATGGCAAATGCCATCTTTTTTATCTCCATATTTACTATTCTGCCGATACCTCTGCGAGTTTCGGCAGAATTTTTGCCTTTGTCAACAGGTCCAACTCTTGACGGCACCAACGTCTACTTTACCGACCCTTACTGCGCTTGGCAGAAGGGTACCAACGAAAATTGGAGCGGCCTGCTCCGGTATTTCTGCCCGAAAGGCAGAGTTCTGTCTCGTGCTGCTCCCACCACTCAAAAACGAGGCCTGGCGTTGATTCACGCCAGGCCTCGATCCGCCCAGGAATTATGGGACTTCGAACTCAATTTCGGTTGCACTTAGTTTGACAATTCACTCGCTTCTTCTTAATCCCCAAACACCGAACTGGTGTTGGAGGAGACGACCTCCCCGGGGCTCTCGGAGGAGTTGGCCTCCGACCACGCCCGCTCCAGGGCCGCCCAGTCGCGGACCGGCCGCAGACCGGTCCAGACCTCGTAGACATTCCCATCCTTGTCGTACTTCGGGTCATAATTGTGGGAGTTGGTGGCCTCCTGCACGTCGGCGTAGTACCACTTGGCCGTATCCGTGTTGTCCGGCCAGGTGATCATATCGTCCAGCAGGTAGTCCTTGTGGGGCGCGCGCTCCAGGACCCGGTTGATGATGGTAATGGCCTCCGCCCGGGTGATGTCGTTGTCGGGCCGGAAGGTGCCGTCGGTGTAGCCCTTGACCAGATCGTTCATGTACGCCCGGTTGATCTCGTTGCTGGCCCAGTGCCCGCCGATGTCGCTGAACTGGTCCTCCCCCTCGTACTCGCCGCCGAAGAAGCGGACGGCGATGGCGGCGAACTCGGCACGGGTGATGGACGCGTCGGGATCAAACAGATTGCCCGGCTTGCCGTAGAGGATACCGGCGTTGGACAGAGTGGACACAGCGTTGTTGTACCAGGCGCCAGCATCCACGTCGCCGTAGGAATTGCTCTGGCTCCAGTAGTGGCCGCGGGAGTCCTCCGTCAGCAGACGGAAGAAGATGGTGGCCACCTCGGCGCGGGTGATCTCGGCCTCGGGATGGACCAAGCCGTCGTCCCGGCCGATGATGTAGGCAAAGTGGTCGCCCTTCTCCAGCTCGGGCAGGGGACCCAGAGGCGGATTCGTCTCAGGGATTTCGGTCCCGCCGCCACCGCCGCCGCCACCGCCGGGGATGTACTCAGCGGTGAACACCCACGCCACCGCGCCCTGCAGGCCCTGGAGGCCGTTCCCAGCCGTCAGGGGGATGTTCAAAGTGACGCTCAAGTCCAGCGTGTCGCTGCTCTTCAATTTTCCCAGTTTGACGCCCTCGGCCAGGCTTCCCTCGGCCAGGACGGTCTCCCCCTGCTTTACCGTCAGGGTGACGCCCTCCGCATCCAGGAGCTCGGCGTAGTCCAGCTTCTCGTCGGCGCTGATGCCGTCCCCCTCCGACTCGACCTTGAGGTACATGTTGACCGAGCCTCTCCCCGTGCCGGACACCTTGACCTTGATCGCCTGGCTGACAGCGTCGCCCGGCATCAGGTTTTTCAGGTCCCGGAAGAGGTCGGGGTACTGATGGCCGTGTTCGTCACTGTAGGCGGCCACGTTGGTGAATTGGAACTGTTTTACACTGTGGTCATAGGTGACCGTCGGCACGCCGTCATCCGCCAGGGCGGTGACCGCCACGAGGCCCACCATCAGCGCCGCCGCCAGACCCATGGACAGCAGGGCGCGCAATTTGGTTTTCTTCATAGCATGTCACCTCCTCACGGTTGCTGAATTCGAAGCATCGTGCCATTGACTCCGGTCACTGCGCCCCCCTTGGCTGTCCCCCACATGGCCGTTACAGCTCTTGTGGGATCAGCCTGAATGGAGTCGGCCATGACCTGGAGGTTCATATGGTAGCCGTTCTCCGTCCTAACGGTCGCCTTTTCGAGCAAAACCGCTGTATAGGCTCCCGGGGCCACTGGGGTCTGGTAGTAATAATAGCCGTCAGAACCTTTCAGCCATCCTGCCCCCGGGAACGTTCCCTCAATCTTCAAACCCTCCAGGCTGGCGGGCTCCCCCACTGGATTTTTCCCCTCTGCATCAGAGGTCCAGGTGGGAATCAGCGCCACACGGATATAGGCTTCCACCTCGCCGGTGTTTTTCACCTGGACATTGCTTTTGGTCTGTTTGTCAAATCCTTCTTCAATCTCCACGCCCGGCGTGGCAACGGTGAAGGTGTTAGTGATAGCGTTGGTGTGGGCGGTGAGCCAGGCCAGAGTACCACCCACCGACATGAACAGCACCATAAGAAGGGCTGCCGCAGCCAGCGGCGTCAGCCTGCGCCTCTTCAAAACGCGCTTTCCTCGATAACTCGCCATGGCTTACACCTCCTCCCCGTTCAGCTCAAGTTTCTTTTCCGGCAGGGCTGCAGGCTGGATGTCCTGTGCCTGATTCGTGGTCACCACATGAAACACGTTGTCCGCCTTGTCGCTGGCGCCAAACCAGTTGCTGGTCTTCTCGTTGGTAAAGGAGACGGTCCCGGCGCCGCCACCGGGGACGGTGACATCCTTGCTGGCGTCACCCTCACACTCGTACTTCCAAGACCAGCCGGTGCGCTCGGCGACGGTGTAGCTTCCGGCGGTCAGGCCCTGAATCGTCGTGCTGCCCTTGCCGTCGGCATCGCAGCTTATGACCACCGTGTAGGTCTTGCCCCCACCTGTTACATCAAAGATGAAGTCCTGCTCCACCCCGCCCACGACGGTTTTTTCGATGGTCAAGCTGCCCTGGTTGGGCTCAAACTTGGCGTAGTAGGTGGCGGCCACGTTCTTGCCGTCTACCTTTTCAGGAACATACTTGCTGTCAGCAGACACCCGGTTCGTGCAGGCCGCGTCGCTGTACCAGCCCACGAAGCGGTATTCCTCACTGCTGGCCGCGGCGGTGGAGCCATTGGCGGTGCCGCTGAGGACTTTTACGGTCTCGCTGGCGGGGACAACCGTGCCGCAGCCCTCCGGGCCAACCACCTGATAGTGGATAGCGACCGTCTTCTCCTGATAGTAGAAGGTAATGACGTTCAGCTTGGCCTCCGTCTGGCTTTCCTCAATGCGAATGTTCAGGGTCTGGGGGGTGGAAGTCACTAGGTCATAGTCCTCAATGGAGATGGCCGCCTCGGAAATGACCGCCCCATACCTGCCTTTGCCGTTCTTGGGTTCTGCCAGCGGTTTACCAGTCCCCTGCTCCAGATAGCGCACCTGATAGGGGTACTCATTTCGGATGTAATACAGCTTGAGCTCCAAGCCGCCGGCCGTCAGTTCGCCGCTGGCTACCGCACCCGGCACCGCAGAGTCATAGGTAAAGCCGGGGATGGTGAGGGGGTCGGCGGTGTAGGTCGTGCCGATGTCGCCCACAGCCTGGGAGGAGGCGTACTCCGTCCAGGTCGCCCCGTCGGTATTCTGGGTGTAGTGGGTGATCTTGTAGTAGGCGTGGGTGGTATCCTTGGTATAGTAGAAGATGATCTCGTTGACCGCGCCCTCTTCCGCGCTGACTACCAGACGCTTCTGGTAGGCGTCGGGCATCATGCCGGAGACGGGCACGAAGGTCTCGGTGACCACGGCCTTCCGGTTGTTGTCGACCGTCTTTGTATCAGCCACGGGTTCACCAGTCTCTTTGTTCAGGTACCGGACGGTGTAGGGTACAGCATCCTTCTGGATGTACTCGAAGGTAAAGATGTTCTTGGTCGGGTCGTCAATGTCAATGGTCAGGGAGTGGGACTTCACCACGGGGAAGTAGCCCTCCTGATAGCCGTCATAGAGGTCGGCGCCGCCCTTGGCCTCAAAGGTCTTGGTGACGCCCGCCAGACCGGAGCCAGTGGTGGGCGCGGCGATCTCGGTGTCAGTGCCCTGGAGCTTGTAGGAGATGGTATATTCCATCAGTGTGTTGGAGCTCCACTTGCCGTAAACCTTCAGATCCTTGTTGACGGGCATGTTGGCAAAGTCAAAGGCCTTCTCCACGCCGTTGTCCAGGTAGAACCAGCCCACAAAGGTATAGCTGCCGTTGGCAGGGGCCTCGGGAGCCGGGTCCACCAAACTACCGTGGGAGACCGTCTGGTCGGGGTGGGTGTCGAGTTTGGTCCCAGCCTCCAGCGCGGCCTTATCCAGATAGAACTCCACCGTGTGGGTGACGGGCACCCACTTGGCATAGAGGCTGAGCGCCACCTCTCCATTCACATTATTGGGTCCAGCGGGCATAGTGTGTGCGGAAAAAACAAATTCCTCTCCGGAGCATTCAGGGTTTAAATACCAACCAGCGAACGTCACAGAACCGGGCTCATACTTTGCAGGCACCTGATCATCCGTTGGAACATAGGCATAGCTGCTCAGATTTTTTTGATAGGGGATATTTTCTTCCGTGTGAATTAGCTCTGTAGGATTGTAGAACACAATGTCAAAAGAGTTCCGGGTATAATAGAGATACATTTCTTTGCTTACCTTGTTAAAAATGGTGTTGGGATAATAGTCACCTTTCGTAAAGCCAATGATCTCATGAAACTCTTCAGATTCCGTTAAACGTCCACTATTCGGCAAGTACACTGTTTTATACAGGTCGTACTTCTTCCCACCGTGTTCATGTGCTCCGGTACCGTCCAAGGACTCGACATAATAGTACAGCGTGGCACTATCGTCTGTATTATTCCTTGTAAACGTGATATTCTCACTGGGCATAGTGTCAATAGACAGTACATTTGTGCCAGGTTTGAATGTCTGACATCCGTCGGGAACTTTCCACTCTGTACCTTTATATGTTGTCCCGTTAGTTCCAACAATTGGGAACATAGTATGAATATCCGCGCCCCACTTATCCGTGATTGTCGCAACAGTATTGTTGCTTGCCCGGAAGGTCAGCGTAAAGGTGGTGCGGTCGTAATAGACATTGACCACGCTTGAGCCATCGGCGGCCACGGTTACAGTGTCGGAGCGAACAAATGTCCACAACTTGGGGTCCAGGCCCGCGCTGCCCATGTAGCAACTGGAGGTATGGGTGTGTTCCGTTTTGCCACAGCCCAAGCAGGCATCGGTGTGGGTGTGGGTACCCTCAGTCTTGCCACAGATAGTGGGAGCAATCGACCCTGATGCTGTAGATCCTGTGTAGTAGTACCACGTACCCTTAATATAAATATAGGTATCAAACTTTCCCTCATACACCTGACCCTCAGCAGGGTTCTTCGGCTTTCCAGTGCTGCCGGTAATAGCCCTATCTCCTACTCCAGCATAGCAGTCGGTACTGTGTGTATGGCTACTCTGCCCGCAGGTATAGCATGTATCGTCATGAGTATGCTCCTTCTGACCACAAATCAGGAAGCCGTCCTCACTATAAGTAAACTCCGTGCCGGGCTTTACATTGACTTCCGCAGAGTCGAGATAGGAATATTCCTCGTCATCCGCGTTCTCGCCCCAGAACACAATCGTGACCTTAGCGGTGTTGTCCGGCTGCCAAAGCGCCTTGTAGGTCTTATTTGCGGCGGGCATTTCGTCGGGCAGATCCACAACAGTCGTTCCGTCCTCAGACCACCCCTTGAAGGTATACCCAGCCTTGGTGGGCGTACCCACATTACCGATGGGCGTGCCGTAGCGGGCGTAGATGGGCTCCACGCCGTAGCCGCCGTCCAGGTCGAACAGCATCAGACTGTAGATGCGGTCATAGTAGACCTCCACCACGGTGCTGCCGTCGGCGGCGATGGCGGGCTTCTCATACAGCAGGGCGTAGAACCCCTCATAGGTCTTGGCCACCTCGGGCACGTTGGAGTTGGTCAGGCCCTGCCTGGTCTCCCGCCCTACCTCCGTATACTGGTCGTTGTCCACGTTCTGCTGATAGTGGATGACGGTGTAGTCCACGTTGGTGGGCTTGTAGACCACGGTGATCGTGTGGTCCTCTTGAATGTTGGTATAGTTCAGTTCAATGGAGGAAGAGGTTTCCGCCGCTTCGCCCACATAGGGCAGATAGCCCTGCACGACCGGGAAGGTGACCGTAGCGCTGAAGCTGCTGCCCGCGGCCAGGCTGGCGGTGTAGGGGTCGGCTACCATCTCGCCATTCTCGAACACATAGTGGATGACCACATTGTAGGTCGCCGGGGTAGGCGTCTCATTCGCCAGAAGCATCCGCTTCAGGGAATAACCATGGACCACAGGGGTGCTGTAGTCCACTGCGCCGGCCTCCTCGCCGGAGGCATCCTCCCCTTCCGCCGCTGGCTCCTCGGTGGGCGCAGGGGCCTCAGGTTCCTCGGTGGCCGCGGGGGCCTCGGGTTCCTCGGTGGGCGCGGGGGCCTCAGGTTCCTCGGTGGGCGCCGGGGTCTCGGGTTCCTCGGTGGCCGCCGGGGCCTCGGGTTCCTCGGTGGGCGCAGGGGCCTCGGGTTCCTCGGTAGGCGCGGGGGCCTCGGGTTCCTCCACAGGCTCCTCCGGCAGCTCGACCACGGCAGGCTCAGTCACGATGGCCACCACCGGCTCCTCCGGCAGCTCAATGACGGTGGGCTCGGTCACAGTGACCACCACAGGCTCGCTCAGGATGGTCTCCCCGCCGATGACACTGCGGCAGCGCACATAGGCCTGGCCGTTCTCGTCCAGCAGGTTGACCACCATAGGGTAGCTCAAATTACACTCCGCCTCGGTCTGGCCAAAGATATCCACCCACAGCTCCGGGGATTCCATCACCCGGATCTGCCACTGATAGGTCTCGGCGTCCGCAGGGTCTGCCGTGAGGACCGTCTTTTCGTTTTCCGGCAGCTCGACCGCCTCGACCGCGTCCTCCTCCAGCATCAGGGCGAGTGTACTCACATCCGGCTCGAGCCCCGGCTCAAAGGCGTAGGCTGGGACCATGCCCGCAAGCAGACCCAGGCACAGCGCCAGCGCCAAAATTCGTTTCTTCATCCTAAGTCACACCTCTTTTCCGGGCGTCACGCCGCCGCCGGCCAGCCCTGCACGTCCAGGACCGTGCCCCCGGCCGGGATCGGATTGTTCTTCACCTGCACCGCCTGGGCCTCAATGTCGATGGCAACGGTGCAATTCTGATATGCATTGCCCATATCGGCCGAGAAGGTGACGGTATCAAACAGGGCCACGCGGTTTTCCACGCCGGAGGCCACAGGCTCGGCGCAGTAATACCAGCCGTCCTTTTGCAGCCACTTCCGGGCATCCACATTCAGCGACACCACATCGCCGGAGAGCGGCGTGCCATCCGCCCCGGTGACGGTCACCGCCACCTTCACACGGGTATAGAAGGGCTGGCTGCCGCTGTTCTCCACATAGGGGATCTTGGACACCGACTGGCCGGGCATCACGCCGGTGATCGGCTCGTCGGGATACTCGGCCAGTTGGCCGTCCGCACCCTGCTGCATCTCGTGCAGGGTCAGCTCCACGGTGCCGGTGGTAATCACGTTGGTGGCTCTGCCCTCCGCCGTGAAGTAGGCCAGGGTGCCCAGGGCGCACAGGGCCAGCACCGCGGCGATCACGCCGGCAATCGCAAGTCGTTTCTTCATCCTCTTACCGCCTTTCCGTCCGGAATCGAATGCTCTCTATGTTCACTGCTGTTCTCACAGGAATGGTCAAAGTCATGTGCGGGGATGGGGTCTGCAAGGGGTCTTTTCTGGCAGGGAGGCCGAAATCAATGGCGGAGGGGAGGGGGAAACTCCCCTCCGCCCGTTATGTCTGGGAACCGGTACCGCTGGGAATGGGAAATCAAGCCAGAAGGGTCTCGTCGGGGAACAGAGCCTTGAACGCCTCAGCGCGGGCGGCCTGCTTGGCGTCCGGATCCTCGGTGGTGTAGAAGCCCTCGGCCTGGATGGCGTAGGCAGTAATCACGATGCTGTAAGTACCGTCAGCCTTAATCATGTCCTGAGTCACGGTCGCGGGAACAGTGACCTCGTCAAAGTAGGTCACGGACTCGCCCGCCGCCTTGGGGCTGAGCACGCCCAGGATGACATAGCCTTTCTCGATGTCAGCGGCCATGATCTTGGGTTTGACAGTGCTGGAGAACCAGGCGCTGATCATTTCCTTGGGGTCGCTAACCTTCTGGGCAGTTGCCCAGTCCTTGATGAGCTTCCGGAAATCATCCGAGAGCTGTACCTTCATAAAGGTGTAGGCAGTCTGGCTGCCCTGCGCAACGTTGATGGTGGGGTCCTTGGCGATGGTCTTGCCGGGGATCAGGCGGACGTCGTCCGCACTCGTATCGCCCAGCCAGCCAGGCTCGGTCAGGGTGATGTCCACGTTGCCCACGGTAAAGGTGTTGGTCTTGCTATCAGTGTCAGTGAAGTAGGCCAGAGACGCACCGATGACCAGAGTGGCCAGCATGCAGACGGCCAGAGCGGCAGTCAGAATCTTTTTCTTCATGATCCAGCTTTCCTTTCTTATCTTATTTCTTAACTATGTAGTATGGCTTACTAATTAAGTAGCGGAAACCGTTTCCCAAGCGACCTGAACGGGAGTCTTGCTCTCAGTTCCCGTAATGCCAGCAGACTGGATGGCGTAGGCCTGGAAAGACAGGGTGGCATTTGCATCCAGTGTAGTAATGCTGTCCTTAACAGTAATGGTATTCTCTGCAAGAACTTCATAAGATACATCCGAAGTGGTTGCATCCACAGTACGGTAATAGATGCCGGAACCTTCCGTCAGTTCCGTCCAACCAGCGGCAATGGTATATGCGAAGTTGGCATCAAAGCTGTTGCCTTTTACTACTTTTACAAACAAATAGCATGCTTCACTGTTAGCCTTAACGACGACCTTAGCTTCTTTCTCAATGTTTACGCCAGGGCTAACCTTATAAGTCTGGGCTTTCGCTTCAGTCTCGGCATCCAGGAAGGTATTCTTGCCGATTTCTTTCTCTTGCAGGGTAATATCAACCTGCCCGACCGTAAAGGTGTTGGTGATGGTCGATGTCTGCGCAGTCAGCCAGGCCAGCGTGCCACCGATGCCGATGGCCACGGCCAGCGCCAGGGAAAGTACCAGGGTCAGTGTCTTTTTCATGTGTTTTCTTCTCCTTTCTTCTCTTGGGGTCGCTTGTTTTGGGTACCGGGTAAGTTTATCAAATGCCTTTCGGCTTTCCCCCTGTATCAGGCTGGGCGGCGCGCTTTTTCTCCGCCGCCTTCCGGTCGGACTTTTCCGCCCATTTGAGCAGCTCGGGCGTGAACAGAAGCACCAGCAGCACGCCGATGACGCTCCAGCCCACATACATGCCGGGCGGATGGGTGAGAAAATTGGACAGATAGCCCAGCTTGGGTATGCAAAACACCGGCTTACCGATCAAATTCTTGAAGTGGACCGGCGCGCCGTCCACGGCGTCGTTGGCGTCGCCCTTGGTGGTGAAGCGCTGGTTCTCGCCGTCAATGTCCACCACCCGGTGGGTGGCCACCACCAGGTCCTCGTTCATGACAAAGGTGATGGGGTCCCCCACCTGAATCTGCTCCGCCGGGACCTTTTTGACATAAATCAGCGCGCCGGTGGGGTAGGTGGGCTCCATACTGCCGCTGAGGACCACGAAGGGGGTCAGCCCCACCAGCCGCACGCCCACCAGCAGCACCGCCAGCAGAACGACCGCCGCCACCAGCACCGTCGTCACGATATTCCACAGCCTTTTCAGCAGCGTGGGCATCGGCTTCCCTCCCGTTTGGTTACAAATTTCATTTTTGCTGCGCTGTTTGGCGCAATCATGCGCTTTTTCTTGTGTCGCATCAAATTCCTACAAATATGCTTTGTTTTCTCAATTTTACACAGAACATGGAACTATTTGTATGGTAACACTTTCGTGCAAGGAAGTCTACGCATAAAAGCAAAAAATTTTTACTAATCACTTCTCTTTTTGTAACCAAAGCATGCGTCCCCCTCACAAAACGTGTTTTGGGAGACTTCCAGCACCGTCGCCACGATATTCCACAGCTTTTTCCGCAACGAGGGCATTGACTTCCCTCCCATTCGGTTACAAATTTCATTTTTTCCGCGCTGTTCCGCGCAACCATGTAGACTTTCTTGCGCAAGAGTGATACGATATCAACAGTGCTGGATTCTATGTAAAACGGCGAAATAACGGCACCTTTGATGGGACTTCTATCCTGCGCAGGAAAGTCTACACATAAAAGCAAAAATTTTTTACAAATTACTTTTCTTTTTGTAACCGAAGCATGTGCTCCCATTTCAAAAATGTGTTTTGGGAGACTTTCAGCAGCGCCGCGGCCTGGCGGGAATTGAGCTCACCCTCCGCCCAGCGCGCCTGGACCTCCAGAAAATCCGCGGGCACCGGGATGGCCTCCCGCCCGAACCGCACGCCCCGCGCCTTGGCCGCCGTGATGCCCTCCCGCTGCCGCTGGCGGATGAATTCGCGCTCCGTCTGCGCCACATAGCTCAAAAGCTGCAGCACGATGTCCGCGATCAGCGTCCCCGTCAGATCCCGGTCCTGCCGCGTATCCAGAAGCGGCATGTCCAGCACCACAATGGCGGCCTGCTTCTCCTTCGTGATGAGCCGCCACTGCTCCAAAATCTCGTTGTAGTTGCGCCCCAGCCGGTCAATGCTCTTGACGAACAGCGTATCGCCCCGTCGAAGCCGGTGCAGCAATTGCTGATACCCCTGCCGGTCAAAGTCCTT
Protein-coding regions in this window:
- a CDS encoding InlB B-repeat-containing protein, which encodes MKKRILALALCLGLLAGMVPAYAFEPGLEPDVSTLALMLEEDAVEAVELPENEKTVLTADPADAETYQWQIRVMESPELWVDIFGQTEAECNLSYPMVVNLLDENGQAYVRCRSVIGGETILSEPVVVTVTEPTVIELPEEPVVAIVTEPAVVELPEEPVEEPEAPAPTEEPEAPAPTEEPEAPAATEEPETPAPTEEPEAPAPTEEPEAPAATEEPEAPAPTEEPAAEGEDASGEEAGAVDYSTPVVHGYSLKRMLLANETPTPATYNVVIHYVFENGEMVADPYTASLAAGSSFSATVTFPVVQGYLPYVGEAAETSSSIELNYTNIQEDHTITVVYKPTNVDYTVIHYQQNVDNDQYTEVGRETRQGLTNSNVPEVAKTYEGFYALLYEKPAIAADGSTVVEVYYDRIYSLMLFDLDGGYGVEPIYARYGTPIGNVGTPTKAGYTFKGWSEDGTTVVDLPDEMPAANKTYKALWQPDNTAKVTIVFWGENADDEEYSYLDSAEVNVKPGTEFTYSEDGFLICGQKEHTHDDTCYTCGQSSHTHSTDCYAGVGDRAITGSTGKPKNPAEGQVYEGKFDTYIYIKGTWYYYTGSTASGSIAPTICGKTEGTHTHTDACLGCGKTEHTHTSSCYMGSAGLDPKLWTFVRSDTVTVAADGSSVVNVYYDRTTFTLTFRASNNTVATITDKWGADIHTMFPIVGTNGTTYKGTEWKVPDGCQTFKPGTNVLSIDTMPSENITFTRNNTDDSATLYYYVESLDGTGAHEHGGKKYDLYKTVYLPNSGRLTESEEFHEIIGFTKGDYYPNTIFNKVSKEMYLYYTRNSFDIVFYNPTELIHTEENIPYQKNLSSYAYVPTDDQVPAKYEPGSVTFAGWYLNPECSGEEFVFSAHTMPAGPNNVNGEVALSLYAKWVPVTHTVEFYLDKAALEAGTKLDTHPDQTVSHGSLVDPAPEAPANGSYTFVGWFYLDNGVEKAFDFANMPVNKDLKVYGKWSSNTLMEYTISYKLQGTDTEIAAPTTGSGLAGVTKTFEAKGGADLYDGYQEGYFPVVKSHSLTIDIDDPTKNIFTFEYIQKDAVPYTVRYLNKETGEPVADTKTVDNNRKAVVTETFVPVSGMMPDAYQKRLVVSAEEGAVNEIIFYYTKDTTHAYYKITHYTQNTDGATWTEYASSQAVGDIGTTYTADPLTIPGFTYDSAVPGAVASGELTAGGLELKLYYIRNEYPYQVRYLEQGTGKPLAEPKNGKGRYGAVISEAAISIEDYDLVTSTPQTLNIRIEESQTEAKLNVITFYYQEKTVAIHYQVVGPEGCGTVVPASETVKVLSGTANGSTAAASSEEYRFVGWYSDAACTNRVSADSKYVPEKVDGKNVAATYYAKFEPNQGSLTIEKTVVGGVEQDFIFDVTGGGKTYTVVISCDADGKGSTTIQGLTAGSYTVAERTGWSWKYECEGDASKDVTVPGGGAGTVSFTNEKTSNWFGASDKADNVFHVVTTNQAQDIQPAALPEKKLELNGEEV
- a CDS encoding SipW-dependent-type signal peptide-containing protein, producing MKKRLAIAGVIAAVLALCALGTLAYFTAEGRATNVITTGTVELTLHEMQQGADGQLAEYPDEPITGVMPGQSVSKIPYVENSGSQPFYTRVKVAVTVTGADGTPLSGDVVSLNVDARKWLQKDGWYYCAEPVASGVENRVALFDTVTFSADMGNAYQNCTVAIDIEAQAVQVKNNPIPAGGTVLDVQGWPAAA
- a CDS encoding SipW-dependent-type signal peptide-containing protein — its product is MKKTLTLVLSLALAVAIGIGGTLAWLTAQTSTITNTFTVGQVDITLQEKEIGKNTFLDAETEAKAQTYKVSPGVNIEKEAKVVVKANSEACYLFVKVVKGNSFDANFAYTIAAGWTELTEGSGIYYRTVDATTSDVSYEVLAENTITVKDSITTLDANATLSFQAYAIQSAGITGTESKTPVQVAWETVSAT
- a CDS encoding TasA family protein, yielding MKKKILTAALAVCMLATLVIGASLAYFTDTDSKTNTFTVGNVDITLTEPGWLGDTSADDVRLIPGKTIAKDPTINVAQGSQTAYTFMKVQLSDDFRKLIKDWATAQKVSDPKEMISAWFSSTVKPKIMAADIEKGYVILGVLSPKAAGESVTYFDEVTVPATVTQDMIKADGTYSIVITAYAIQAEGFYTTEDPDAKQAARAEAFKALFPDETLLA
- a CDS encoding signal peptidase I codes for the protein MPTLLKRLWNIVTTVLVAAVVLLAVLLVGVRLVGLTPFVVLSGSMEPTYPTGALIYVKKVPAEQIQVGDPITFVMNEDLVVATHRVVDIDGENQRFTTKGDANDAVDGAPVHFKNLIGKPVFCIPKLGYLSNFLTHPPGMYVGWSVIGVLLVLLFTPELLKWAEKSDRKAAEKKRAAQPDTGGKPKGI